The Corvus hawaiiensis isolate bCorHaw1 chromosome 10, bCorHaw1.pri.cur, whole genome shotgun sequence genome includes a window with the following:
- the AGTR1 gene encoding type-1 angiotensin II receptor produces the protein MIPNYSSEETVKRIHVDCPVSGRHSYIYIMVPTVYSIIFIIGIFGNSLVVIVIYCYMKLKTVASIFLLNLALADLCFLITLPLWAAYTAMEYQWPFGNCLCKLASAGISFNLYASVFLLTCLSIDRYLAIVHPVQSRIRRTMFVARITCVAIWLLAGVASLPVIIHRNIFFAENLNMTVCGFRYESNNTTLRVGLGLSKNLLGFLIPFLIILTSYTLIWKTLKKAYQIQKNKTRNDDIFKMIVAIVFFFFFSWIPHQVFTFLDVLIQLHVITDCKITDIVDTAMPFTICIAYFNNCLNPFFYVFFGKNFKKYFLQLIKYIPPNVSAHPSLTTKMSSLSYRPPENICLHTKKTAGPFDTD, from the coding sequence ATGATTCCAAATTACTCTTCTGAAGAAACTGTTAAACGAATCCATGTTGACTGTCCCGTTTCAGGAAGGCACAGCTACATCTACATTATGGTTCCAACCGTTTACAGCATCATCTTTATCATAGGCATATTCGGGAACAGCCTGGTCGTTATTGTCATTTACTGCTACATGAAACTAAAAACAGTAGCCAGCATCTTTCTTCTCAACCTGGCACTGGCTGACTTGTGCTTTTTGATAActctgcccctctgggcagcctACACAGCCATGGAGTACCAGTGGCCTTTTGGCAACTGTTTGTGCAAGTTGGCATCGGCGGGGATAAGTTTCAACCTCTACGCCAGCGTGTTCCTGCTCACGTGCCTCAGCATCGACCGCTACCTGGCCATCGTGCACCCGGTGCAGTCGCGGATCCGCCGGACCATGTTTGTAGCCCGAATAACCTGCGTTGCCATCTGGCTTCTCGCCGGCGTGGCCAGCTTGCCCGTCATCATTCACCGCAACATCTTCTTTGCTGAGAACTTGAACATGACAGTCTGTGGGTTTCGCTATGAAAGCAATAACACGACGCTCCGGGTCGGATTAGGTTTATCCAAAAATCTGCTGggctttttaattccttttctgaTCATATTAACAAGCTACACCTTAATTTGGAAGACTCTGAAGAAGGCATATCAAATCCAAAAAAATAAGACTCGAAATGATGATATTTTTAAGATGATTGTGGCaatagtatttttcttcttcttttcctggaTTCCTCATCAAGTGTTCACTTTTCTGGATGTGTTGATTCAATTACATGTAATAACAGACTGCAAAATCACCGATATTGTAGATACGGCTATGCCCTTCACCATTTGTATCGCTTACTTTAACAACTGTCTGAATCCttttttctatgttttctttggaaaaaactttaaaaaatacttccttCAGCTAATAAAATACATCCCACCGAATGTCAGTGCACATCCAAGCCTAACAACCAAAATGAGCTCCCTGTCCTATCGGCCACCAGAAAATATCTGCTTGCACACTAAAAAGACTGCTGGGCCTTTCGACACCGATTGA